A part of Amphiprion ocellaris isolate individual 3 ecotype Okinawa chromosome 16, ASM2253959v1, whole genome shotgun sequence genomic DNA contains:
- the ubtd1a gene encoding ubiquitin domain-containing protein 1a isoform X2 has translation MGVPNSREYTYYHAPNTPFKIVLKRRNEPLKKERPKWKSEYPMTEGQLRSKRDEFWDTAPAFDGRKEIWDALRAAALAAECNDLELAQAIVDGACITLPHGSLTESYDELGNRYQLPAYALAPPVNLISETSSEVKVSESTQKQAQPPPCRQEFQLRVRLSTGKDVRLTASLADSIAELKKQLEEQEEIDVTRQRWFFSGKLLTDKTRLQDAKIQKDYVVQVIVNMNSPVITN, from the exons ATGGGAGTACCTAACTCGAGGGAATACACTTACTATCACGCTCCAAATACACCCTTTAAGATTGTGCTGAAAA gacGTAATGAGCCTCTCAAGAAGGAGCGTCCAAAATGGAAGAGCGAGTACCCGATGACAGAGGGCCAGCTCAGGAGTAAGAGGGATGAATTCTGGGATACAGCTCCAGCCTTTGATGGACGAAAAGAGATCTGGGATGCACTCAGAGCAGCGGCACTGGCGGCCGAGTGCAATGACCTGGAGCTAGCACAGGCTATAGTGGATGGAGCCTGCATCACTCTGCCACATG gCTCTCTCACAGAGAGTTATGATGAACTGGGTAACCGCTACCAGCTCCCAGCGTACGCTTTAGCCCCGCCTGTCAACCTCATCTCTGAAACATCCAGTGAGGTCAAAGTTTCTGAATCCACACAAAAGCAAGCTCAGCCGCCTCCCTGCAGACAAGAGTTCCAGCTGCGGGTGCGATTATCAACAG GAAAGGACGTGCGTCTGACAGCCAGCCTGGCCGACTCCATCGCCGAGCTAAAGAAGCAGCTGgaagaacaggaagaaattgATGTGACCCGCCAGAGGTGGTTCTTTTCCGGGAAGCTTCTCACCGACAAGACTCGTCTGCAAGATGCCAAGATCCAGAAGGACTATGTTGTGCAAGTGATAGTCAATATGAATTCCCCAGTCATAACTAACTGA
- the ubtd1a gene encoding ubiquitin domain-containing protein 1a isoform X1, with the protein MWQANCRRMHNLADWISGTVMGGCVGRSRMDGQVSARSSTRSKKRGGRNEPLKKERPKWKSEYPMTEGQLRSKRDEFWDTAPAFDGRKEIWDALRAAALAAECNDLELAQAIVDGACITLPHGSLTESYDELGNRYQLPAYALAPPVNLISETSSEVKVSESTQKQAQPPPCRQEFQLRVRLSTGKDVRLTASLADSIAELKKQLEEQEEIDVTRQRWFFSGKLLTDKTRLQDAKIQKDYVVQVIVNMNSPVITN; encoded by the exons ATGTGGCAAGCAAACTGCAGACGGATGCATAATTTAGCAGACTGGATTtctg GGACAGTGATGGGAGGCTGTGTGGGGAGGAGCAGGATGGATGGACAAGTGAGCGCTCGGAGCTCGACAAGGAGCAAAAAGCGTGGAG gacGTAATGAGCCTCTCAAGAAGGAGCGTCCAAAATGGAAGAGCGAGTACCCGATGACAGAGGGCCAGCTCAGGAGTAAGAGGGATGAATTCTGGGATACAGCTCCAGCCTTTGATGGACGAAAAGAGATCTGGGATGCACTCAGAGCAGCGGCACTGGCGGCCGAGTGCAATGACCTGGAGCTAGCACAGGCTATAGTGGATGGAGCCTGCATCACTCTGCCACATG gCTCTCTCACAGAGAGTTATGATGAACTGGGTAACCGCTACCAGCTCCCAGCGTACGCTTTAGCCCCGCCTGTCAACCTCATCTCTGAAACATCCAGTGAGGTCAAAGTTTCTGAATCCACACAAAAGCAAGCTCAGCCGCCTCCCTGCAGACAAGAGTTCCAGCTGCGGGTGCGATTATCAACAG GAAAGGACGTGCGTCTGACAGCCAGCCTGGCCGACTCCATCGCCGAGCTAAAGAAGCAGCTGgaagaacaggaagaaattgATGTGACCCGCCAGAGGTGGTTCTTTTCCGGGAAGCTTCTCACCGACAAGACTCGTCTGCAAGATGCCAAGATCCAGAAGGACTATGTTGTGCAAGTGATAGTCAATATGAATTCCCCAGTCATAACTAACTGA
- the zdhhc16a gene encoding palmitoyltransferase ZDHHC16A isoform X2: protein MRWCPSSVLYLLRCAWLQLYTRRGRNRLPLWIREKWAYVRLLVQSLYFNSLTDSDVVFDSIFEPVFWTVDYVTRWFGLVFVFLVVILVSSCVVIAYVVLLPLVLNTYSPAWIVWHLCYGNWIIIMIGFHYYKATKTSPGFPPTEKNDSPFVAVCKKCIMPKPARTHHCGICNRCILKMDHHCPWLNNCVGHSNHRYFFSFCLFMTLGCVYCSISGRNLFLDAYNALETNYQTSAPVYTFKEKMINKSIIYMWVLTSTVGVALGALTIWHAVLISRGETSIERHINSKEKKRMAKRGKVYRNPFNYGRLNNWKVFFGVEKRSHWVTRVLLPSGHAPHGDGLTWDVFPVKKDLIPV, encoded by the exons ATGCGGTGGTGTCCCAGCTCTGTGCTCTACCTGCTGCGCTGTGCATGGCTACAACTGTACACCAGGCGAGGAAGAAACAGACTGCCTCTGTGGATTAGGGAAAAATGGGCTTACGTGAGGCTGCTGGTGCAGTCACTTTACTTTAACTCCCTCACAGACTCAGATGTGGTTTTTGACTCAATCTTTGAGCCcgttttttggactgtggattATGTCACCCGCTGGTTTGGCTTG gtgtttgtttttttggtggtGATCCTAGTCAGCTCCTGCGTGGTGATCGCCTATGTGGTCCTGCTGCCTCTGGTCCTCAACACTTACTCCCCTGCATGGATTGTTTGGCATCTTTGTTATGGAAACTGGATCATCATCATGATTGGTTTCCATTACTACAAAGCTACCAAAACTTCCCCCGGGTTTCCCCCTACA gaaaaaaatgacagtccCTTTGTAGCAGTCTGCAAAAAGTGCATCATGCCTAAACCAGCGAGAACACACCACTGTGGTATCTGTAACAG GTGTATTCTGAAAATGGACCACCATTGCC CCTGGTTGAATAACTGTGTGGGCCATTCAAACCACCGTtacttcttctccttctgtctcttcatgaCCCTGGGCTGTGTCTACTGCAGTATCAGTGGAAGAAACCTGTTCCTAGATGCGTACAATGCTCTCGAG ACCAACTATCAGACGTCTGCACCTGTGTACACCTTTAAGGAGAAGATGATTAATAAGAGCATCATCTACATGTGGGTGCTCACCAg CACAGTGGGAGTGGCCCTGGGTGCTTTAACCATTTGGCATGCAGTTCTCATATCCAGAGGGGAAACCAGCATTGAAAGACATatcaacagcaaagagaaaaaaagaatggCCAAACGGGGAAAG gtGTACAGAAACCCTTTTAACTACGGCAGGCTGAATAACTGGAAAGTCTTCTTTGGTGTGGAGAAGAGAAG TCACTGGGTGACTCGTGTTCTCCTCCCTTCTGGACACGCCCCACATGGCGATGGTCTGACGTGGGACGTCTTCCCAGTTAAAAAGGACTTGATACCTGTATGA
- the mettl18 gene encoding histidine protein methyltransferase 1 homolog, protein MSFCFNFDLPAQTTNPEDVDGNKLQNGKKDEAAKSTEGNTKPTEPVKEAKEHLPPSDPQFLLDDAVFETVTIGTLPPLRFLNETVFEKTALEREDGEKILSRTAEQRSDLISGVYEGGLKVWECTYDLLELIEKDGETFGGKAVLDLGCGAGLLGILALKRGATQVHFQDYNSTVIEQLTVPNVMLNCQEDDEVDSEDDKEGSGKGNIEGEVGCKKKTKTKEDVKESSPLPKKRAVDLSQHPLLTKCHFFSGDWSTFLALVLKTDPPTKFDIIFTSETIYNTAYYPVLHETLQKLLAPHGLVYLATKSHYFGVGGGLHLFETFVEQKGVFSLDHLWNGEEGLQRHVVVLRFKKPKDT, encoded by the exons ATGTCGTTTTGTTTCAACTTCGACCTTCCTGCGCAAACAACAAACCCCGAAGACGTGGACGGAAATAAATTGcaaaatggaaagaaagacGAAGCTGCTAAGTCT ACAGAGGGTAACACCAAACCAACAGAACCAGTAAAAGAGGCCAAAGAGCACCTTCCACCCTCTGACCCACAGTTCCTCCTTGATGATGCTGTCTTTGAAACGGTTACCATTGGAACACTTCCTCCTCTGCGCTTTCTGAACGAGACCGTTTTTGAGAAGACGGCCTTggagagagaggatggagagaaaATTCTCTCTCGCACGGCAGAGCAGAGGTCTGATCTCATCTCTGGCGTGTACGAGGGAGGCCTGAAGGTGTGGGAGTGCACGTATGACCTCCTGGAGCTCATTGAGAAAGATGGAGAGACCTTTGGAGGGAAGGCGGTTTTGGATTTGGGCTGCGGTGCCGGGCTGCTGGGAATACTGGCTCTGAAGAGAGGGGCCACACAGGTCCACTTTCAAGACTATAACAGCACTGTCATTGAACAGCTCACAGTGCCAAATGTAATGCTGAACTGCCAAGAAGACGATGAAGTAGACAGTGAAGATGACAAAGAAGGGAGCGGAAAGGGAAACATAGAGGGGGAAGTTGGCtgtaaaaagaagacaaaaacaaaagaggacgTAAAGGAGAGCAGCCCACTTCCAAAGAAAAGAGCGGTAGACCTTTCCCAACACCCATTACTCACTAAGTGTCATTTCTTCTCTGGTGACTGGAGCACATTTCTTGCTTTGGTTCTAAAAACGGACCCACCAACCAAATTCGACATTATATTCACTTCAGAGACTATCTACAACACTGCGTACTACCCTGTGCTACATGAGACCCTCCAAAAGCTGCTGGCACCACATGGACTGGTCTACCTCGCCACCAAATCCCACTACTTTGGTGTAGGTGGTGGACTACATCTGTTTGAGACGTTCGTGGAGCAGAAGGGTGTTTTCTCACTGGATCACCTGTGGAATGGGGAAGAAGGCCTTCAGAGACATGTGGTGGTACTACGGTTTAAAAAGCCAAAGGACACTTGA
- the zdhhc16a gene encoding palmitoyltransferase ZDHHC16A isoform X1: MRWCPSSVLYLLRCAWLQLYTRRGRNRLPLWIREKWAYVRLLVQSLYFNSLTDSDVVFDSIFEPVFWTVDYVTRWFGLVFVFLVVILVSSCVVIAYVVLLPLVLNTYSPAWIVWHLCYGNWIIIMIGFHYYKATKTSPGFPPTEKNDSPFVAVCKKCIMPKPARTHHCGICNRCILKMDHHCPWLNNCVGHSNHRYFFSFCLFMTLGCVYCSISGRNLFLDAYNALERFKHLDMEKPGIPVTGMGILIGLLPPGQTNYQTSAPVYTFKEKMINKSIIYMWVLTSTVGVALGALTIWHAVLISRGETSIERHINSKEKKRMAKRGKVYRNPFNYGRLNNWKVFFGVEKRSHWVTRVLLPSGHAPHGDGLTWDVFPVKKDLIPV, translated from the exons ATGCGGTGGTGTCCCAGCTCTGTGCTCTACCTGCTGCGCTGTGCATGGCTACAACTGTACACCAGGCGAGGAAGAAACAGACTGCCTCTGTGGATTAGGGAAAAATGGGCTTACGTGAGGCTGCTGGTGCAGTCACTTTACTTTAACTCCCTCACAGACTCAGATGTGGTTTTTGACTCAATCTTTGAGCCcgttttttggactgtggattATGTCACCCGCTGGTTTGGCTTG gtgtttgtttttttggtggtGATCCTAGTCAGCTCCTGCGTGGTGATCGCCTATGTGGTCCTGCTGCCTCTGGTCCTCAACACTTACTCCCCTGCATGGATTGTTTGGCATCTTTGTTATGGAAACTGGATCATCATCATGATTGGTTTCCATTACTACAAAGCTACCAAAACTTCCCCCGGGTTTCCCCCTACA gaaaaaaatgacagtccCTTTGTAGCAGTCTGCAAAAAGTGCATCATGCCTAAACCAGCGAGAACACACCACTGTGGTATCTGTAACAG GTGTATTCTGAAAATGGACCACCATTGCC CCTGGTTGAATAACTGTGTGGGCCATTCAAACCACCGTtacttcttctccttctgtctcttcatgaCCCTGGGCTGTGTCTACTGCAGTATCAGTGGAAGAAACCTGTTCCTAGATGCGTACAATGCTCTCGAG CGCTTTAAGCATTTGGATATGGAAAAGCCGGGGATACCAGTAACGGGGATGGGAATTCTTATAGGGCTCCTCCCACCTGGCCAG ACCAACTATCAGACGTCTGCACCTGTGTACACCTTTAAGGAGAAGATGATTAATAAGAGCATCATCTACATGTGGGTGCTCACCAg CACAGTGGGAGTGGCCCTGGGTGCTTTAACCATTTGGCATGCAGTTCTCATATCCAGAGGGGAAACCAGCATTGAAAGACATatcaacagcaaagagaaaaaaagaatggCCAAACGGGGAAAG gtGTACAGAAACCCTTTTAACTACGGCAGGCTGAATAACTGGAAAGTCTTCTTTGGTGTGGAGAAGAGAAG TCACTGGGTGACTCGTGTTCTCCTCCCTTCTGGACACGCCCCACATGGCGATGGTCTGACGTGGGACGTCTTCCCAGTTAAAAAGGACTTGATACCTGTATGA